The following are encoded in a window of Alosa sapidissima isolate fAloSap1 chromosome 12, fAloSap1.pri, whole genome shotgun sequence genomic DNA:
- the xcr1a.1 gene encoding chemokine (C motif) receptor 1a, duplicate 1 produces MTTTTSSSSTYEYPEDYPDDGCSKADVIEFGAIATPIIFSLVTLLSLFGNLLVLLILIKYENLKSMTNGFIFNLALSDLMFTLGLPFWAYYHHVDQWTLGEVTCKVVNFVFYAGFYSSVLFLTVMSLQRYRAVVYPLSDRGENRTCFAVALSIVVWVLSFAAALPATLRSNVQVHFNTAHCQYDDLDFKKAGEYQQNIFFFIAFVIICFCYTRILQTVLKSPASKRIRTVKLIFVIVVVFLVGWAPYNIVIFLRSFSHLHPFDDCNVSIHLDYAFYICRLMAFSHCCLNPVFYAFVGVKFRKHLKAIIHKISPPPQASLESQRTRMVVMPSMGSMY; encoded by the coding sequence ATGACAACAACTACGTCATCTTCGTCCACCTATGAATATCCTGAAGACTATCCTGATGATGGGTGCAGCAAGGCTGATGTCATTGAGTTTGGTGCCATCGCCACTCCCATCATCTTCTCTCTAGTGACGCTCCTTAGCCTCTTTGGGAATCTACTGGTGCTCTTGATCCTGATCAAGTACGAGAATCTCAAGTCCATGACTAACGGCTTCATCTTCAATTTGGCCCTATCAGATCTCATGTTCACCCTTGGATTACCTTTCTGGGCATACTATCATCATGTTGACCAATGGACACTCGGAGAAGTGACCTGTAAGGTGGTCAATTTCGTTTTTTATGCTGGATTTTACAGTAGTGTCTTGtttttgacggtgatgtcactGCAAAGGTACAGAGCAGTAGTGTATCCCTTATCTGACCGTGGTGAAAATCGCACATGTTTTGCAGTTGCTTTGTCAATCGTTGTGTGGGTACTCAGCTTTGCGGCAGCCTTGCCTGCAACATTACGGAGCAATGTCCAGGTGCACTTCAATACCGCTCACTGCCAGTACGATGACTTGGATTTTAAAAAAGCAGGAGAATAtcaacaaaatatatttttcttcATTGCCTTTGTTATCATCTGCTTTTGTTACACCAGGATACTTCAAACAGTTCTGAAGTCACCAGCAAGTAAGAGAATTAGGACAGTGAAGCTCATTTTTGTTATTGTGGTTGTGTTTTTGGTGGGGTGGGCGCCGTACAACATTGTTATATTCCTAAggtctttctctcatttgcacCCATTTGATGATTGCAATGTGAGCATTCACCTGGATTATGCCTTCTACATATGTCGGCTAATGGCCTTCTCACACTGTTGCCTTAATCCTGTGTTCTACGCCTTTGTTGGAGTAAAGTTCAGAAAACACTTGAAAGCGATCATTCATAAGATCTCACCACCACCTCAGGCAAGTTTGGAGTCTCAGCGCACAAGGATGGTAGTTATGCCGTCGATGGGGTCCATGTACTGA
- the cwc15 gene encoding protein CWC15 homolog: MTTAARPTFEPARGGRGKGEGDLSALSKQYSSRDLPGHTKIKYRQPTQDAPEEVRARDFRRELEERERVAVRDKTRERGPREHTTSSSSSSSSSKRPRLDQIPAANLDADDPLTDDDENSDSDSDSDDDTAALLAELDKIKKERAEEQERKDREQKAEEERIRMENILSGNPLLNLAGQQQQQPVPTPASFQVKRRWDDDVVFKNCAKGVDEARKEKRFVNDTLRSEFHKKFMEKYVK; encoded by the exons ATGACCACCGCCGCAAGGCCAACTTTCGAACCCGCTCGAGGGGGGCGAGGCAAAGGAGAAGGCGACCTTAGTGCATTAtcaaaacaatattctagccgAGATCTACCGGGGCACACAAAAATCAAGTACAG GCAACCAACCCAGGATGCCCCTGAGGAGGTGCGTGCCCGTGACTTCCGTCGTGAGCTGGAGGAACGTGAGAGAGTCGCTGTGAGGGACAAGACCAGGGAGAGGGGACCCAGGG AGCACACCACATCGTCGtcgtcctcctcttcttcctctaaAAGACCCCGTCTCGATCAGATCCCAGCTGCAAACTTGGACGCCGATGATCCACTCACAGAT GACGACGAAAACTCTGACTCCGACTCTGACAGCGACGATGACACTGCCGCCCTGTTGGCTGAACTGGACAAAATTAAGAAGGAGAGGGCAGAAGAGCAGGAGCGAAAG gACAGGGAGCAGAAggctgaagaggagaggatTCGCATGGAGAACATCCTGAGTGGAAACCCGCTTCTTAACCTGgcagggcagcagcagcagcagcccgtGCCGACTCCGGCCTCCTTCCAAGTTAAGAGAAG GTGGGATGATGACGTTGTTTTCAAGAACTGTGCGAAAGGAGTCGATGAGGCCCGCAAAGAGAAACGTTTCGTCAATGATACCCTTCGGTCTGAATTTCACAAAAAGTTCATGGAGAAGTATGTTAAGTAG